The genomic region ACGAAGACGGACACGACCACGACCTCGGCGAGCTCGCGCGCCCTGCGCACGAGCGACAGGTGCCCGTCGTGCAGCGCGCCCATGGTGGGAACGAGAGCGACGCGGTCGCCGCGGGCACGGGCATCCTGCACGCTGCGGCGGATGCCTGCGATGGTCGGCTCCACGCTCGGCGTGTGCTCGGCCTCGGTCATGTGTCCTCCGGTTCGTCGTCGGGGTGGGGGCGCCCGCTCGGGGGCGATGCGAGGTCGTGGTCGGCGAGGGACGACCAGTCGCCGGTATCGTCCCACGTGCCGGCAACGTGCGGTGATCCTCCGAGGTCCCAGCTGCCGCTGCGCGGAGGGTCGGTGTGCGTCTGCAGCAGGCCGGGCACATCGAGCGCGTCGAGCTCCGTCGGCGCTCCGGCCCTGCGCAGGGCCTCGTCGACGGATGACCGCACCAGCGACGACAGATAGGCCCCCGGGTTCTCCACCCCCATGCCCGCCAGCAGCCCGGATGCCTGCTCCACGATGGAGCGCGAGAAGGTGGTGGCCGTCGAGATGGCCTCCGCATACGCAGCCCGATCGGCCTCGTCGACCACGACCGGTTCTCCGCCCATCTCCACCGCGAGCGCCTGCCCGATCGGCAGCACCGGTGCCGGCGCTGTGACCGCGAAGTACGTCTCTGCGAGGCGCGCGAGGTCGAGGCTGGTGCCGCTGAACACCATGGCGGGATGCAGCGCGAGCGGAATGGCACCACGCTGCAGGGCGGGCGTGAGCACGCCGACGCCGTGTTCGGGTGCCGTGTGCACGACCAGTTGGCCCGGTTGCCACGCCCCGGCGAGCGCGAGCCCGTTCACCAGTTCGGGCAGCTCGGCTCCTGGCACGGCGAGCAGCACGAGCTCGGCGCGCTCGATGATCTGCGGAACCGCGAGCACCGGCACGCCGGGCAGTAGCGCCTCCGCGCGCTCGCGGTTGACGGTGTTCGACGTGGCGATGCCGACGATGGCGTGGCCCGCGCCGGCAAGCGCCGCACCGAGCACGGGGCCGACGCGACCGGCCCCGATGATTCCGACGCCGAGGCGTCCCGAACGAGGGGGCATCAGGCGTCCTCTCCGTCTGGCGATGGGGTGCCGGAGAGCGGGGCGTCGACTTGCTGCGCTCGCTCAGGGCGCGGGTCGGAGGACTGCGCGCTCCCAGGCAGCGGGTGCGCACCGTGCTCGACCTCGGCCCACGCGATCGCACCGGAGGAGACCAGCGCGAACAGCTCCTGTGCTGCGCGAACATCGGCCACCGGCAGCTTCGCGTGCACGGGGCCGTCGACCAGGTGGGCGTCGGCCGAGGCGAGTCCGAGGATGCGCCGCGCGGGCCCCTGCTCCACCTCCACGCTCTGCAGCCGGGCCAGCGGCACGAACATCACGCGTCGCCAGAGCGCGCCGTGCCTGAACACGACGACGCCGTCCGCGATCGTGTAGCCGGTCTTGCGCCACGAGAACGGCCGCAGCCAGGCGGCGCGGCGCGGCGCGGACGAGAACGCGGACTGGTCGGCGCGAGCGACCATGCCGGCGTGGGCGATGGCATCCCGCACCGCGTCGTCCATGCCGGGCAGCAGCAGCGGCAGCACGCGCTGCACGTCGCGCACGCTGCCGACGGGCAGCGTGGTCGTGCGCGCCTCGCCCGCCGAGTTCTTGCCGTGGGTGTGGCCCGCCGTGTTCATGCGCATCTGCCACCAGCCGAACGGCCGCCAGGCCACCGGCTGCAGCAGCTCGACGGCGTGGATGCGCTGCGGCGGGATGGTCTCGCTGCTCGTCGTGAGCAGCCCGAAGCCGATGCGCACGCCGGCGTCGCTGCCCGCGATGTTGTAGCGCACGGCCTTGCTGAACCGTCGGATGTAGAGGCCGCCGAGGCTCAGCACGGTCGGGAAGATCACGATGATCAGCCACAGCCGTCCGGTCGACGCGCCCGCGATCATCGCGATCACGATGGCGAACATCACCAACGAGGGCCCGCTGAGCAGCAGCGAGCCGGCCAGCCGGCCGGGATGCATGCGCACGACGGATGCCGGCGGTGCGGCATCCGGGTCGAGGTCGGCTGGCGAGATGAACTCGTTCGCCCGGTCGAGGAGGAGGTCGCCGACGCGGCCGCTCCCTGAGCGAGGCGACGCAGAGTCGAAGGGCTGCCCGGGCGCGACACCCTTCGGTCCTTCGACCGGCTCTGGGCGGCGTTCGCCGAGCTCGCTCAGCGGACTCGAGGCCGCCGCCTCGGCCGCCTCCTCCGCCCGCACCCCCGATGCCAGCCGCAGGATCTCCCGGCGCAGAGTCTCCGTCACCTTCGACGGCAGGTAGGCGAGATGCACGTTCGCGTCGTGACCGGCCACCACGATCTCGAGCTTCGCCGCCCCGAACAACCGCGCGAACACGGGTCGCTGCACGTTGATGCCCTGAATGCGGTCGAGCCTCGCCTTGCGCTCCTGCCTGCGCAGGATTCCGCTGCGCAGCTCGACGGCCTGGTGCGTCACCCGGAACGTCTGCACCCGCCATGACAGCGCGAACACTCCGACGCACACCGCGATCACCGCTGCCGCGATCCCGATCGCCGGCCACACGAAGTTGTGTCGCACGATCACGTCGACGGGGTCGCCTGACGGGTAGTCAGGGGTGTTCAAGAAGAAGGCCACGATGCGCTCGCGCAGGTTCGCGACGATCACGCCGACGACGGCGACGATCGCGATGCCGCCGCGCAGCAGCGGGGTCGCCTTGTGCATCCGGTGCCACTCGCCATCGGCGAGGCCGGTCGCTGTGGTGTACGACTGGGTCACGATGGCGTCAGAGCCCCGTGCGCCGCGATTCGGCGAGCTCGATGAGGCGGTCGCGCAGCCACGCTGCATCCGCTTCGACGAGGCCCGGGATGGAGACGCGAGAGGATGCCGCGGCCGTCACGAACTTGAGCTCGGCGAGCCCGAGCATCCTGTCGATCGGTCCGCGCTCGATGTCGAGCAACTGCATGCGGCCGTACGGCACGGCGACGAAACGCTGGAACATGATGCCGCGCCGCATGAGCAGGTCGTCGTCACGAAGCACGTAGCCGATCGCGCGGGCGCGGCGGGGCGCGATGATCAGCTGCACGATCGCGATCACGACGATGACGACGAGCGCGATCCACGCCCAGTCCCAGCGCAGCACGAGCCAGGCGAACACGGCGATCGCCGCGGCGATCACGCCGCCGACCAGCGAGCTGACGATCACCACGACCACGTACTTCGGCGACACCCGCTGCCACTGCGTCGTCGGGTCGCCGGGGGCGATGTCCAGTCGTTGCGGCACTGTGGCTCCTCGGGCATCTGCCGTGGCCCGTGCTGGGCTGCGGCGCGCCATCCATGGTACTGAGACGGTCCGAAGGACGCCCCGGTTAGAGGGTTCGACCAAAGAAGCCGGCGAATGGATGTTCGCCCTCTCACCTCGGGCAGGCATCCGGTGCGTCCTAGTGTGGGTCTGGGCTCGCGCCGACGCCGAGCCGTACACCCCGTCCCCTTCGATCGGAGACCCACGTGTCCCAAGCAGTTTCGGTTGCCACCACTCGGCTCGTCCCCACGCTCGCCGACCGCGTCGTACCGCGCAGCGCCGTCGCGAACACCCTGCTCATCCTGGGCGGCACCGCGGTCGTCGCGGTCTCCGCGCAGATCTCCGTTCCGCTGTGGCCCGTTCCCGTCACGGGGCAGACGTTGGCCGTGCTCCTCGTGGGCGCGAGCCTCGGAGCGTGGCGCGGTCCGGCATCCCTCGCCCTGTACCTGGTGGCCGGGCTCGCGGGTCTGCCGATCTTCGCCGAGTTCACCGGAGGCCCCGCCTCGGTGTTCTCGCCCAGCTTCGGCTTCATCATCGGATTCATTCC from Humibacter ginsenosidimutans harbors:
- a CDS encoding PH domain-containing protein, producing the protein MTQSYTTATGLADGEWHRMHKATPLLRGGIAIVAVVGVIVANLRERIVAFFLNTPDYPSGDPVDVIVRHNFVWPAIGIAAAVIAVCVGVFALSWRVQTFRVTHQAVELRSGILRRQERKARLDRIQGINVQRPVFARLFGAAKLEIVVAGHDANVHLAYLPSKVTETLRREILRLASGVRAEEAAEAAASSPLSELGERRPEPVEGPKGVAPGQPFDSASPRSGSGRVGDLLLDRANEFISPADLDPDAAPPASVVRMHPGRLAGSLLLSGPSLVMFAIVIAMIAGASTGRLWLIIVIFPTVLSLGGLYIRRFSKAVRYNIAGSDAGVRIGFGLLTTSSETIPPQRIHAVELLQPVAWRPFGWWQMRMNTAGHTHGKNSAGEARTTTLPVGSVRDVQRVLPLLLPGMDDAVRDAIAHAGMVARADQSAFSSAPRRAAWLRPFSWRKTGYTIADGVVVFRHGALWRRVMFVPLARLQSVEVEQGPARRILGLASADAHLVDGPVHAKLPVADVRAAQELFALVSSGAIAWAEVEHGAHPLPGSAQSSDPRPERAQQVDAPLSGTPSPDGEDA
- a CDS encoding PH domain-containing protein, which gives rise to MPQRLDIAPGDPTTQWQRVSPKYVVVVIVSSLVGGVIAAAIAVFAWLVLRWDWAWIALVVIVVIAIVQLIIAPRRARAIGYVLRDDDLLMRRGIMFQRFVAVPYGRMQLLDIERGPIDRMLGLAELKFVTAAASSRVSIPGLVEADAAWLRDRLIELAESRRTGL
- a CDS encoding biotin transporter BioY, which gives rise to MSQAVSVATTRLVPTLADRVVPRSAVANTLLILGGTAVVAVSAQISVPLWPVPVTGQTLAVLLVGASLGAWRGPASLALYLVAGLAGLPIFAEFTGGPASVFSPSFGFIIGFIPAAALIGWLSERAWDRRPVLAALGFLAASLVPFLFGLPYLGLMLARLGLPHDFTAVMAAGFTPFIIGGIVKWAIAAALLPASWALVRRIDKR